In one window of Ignatzschineria indica DNA:
- a CDS encoding endonuclease/exonuclease/phosphatase family protein — MNDSIMANHKNHLFRFTAQQNGKETLHGETRLDRFYPFSKDNRLTVMVWNIYKQQKLNWLPLLTEYGKDRDLILLQEAKASEELIQFSKKHFLVGDQVPAIEITKDAYGVMTLASSYPLYTRPFRTTEPFLRLAKSALVTVYPLYDKRLLMVVNVHSVNFSLGVKIYREQIQSIAEHVINHNGPVIFAGDFNTWSRKRRHLLYLFTRRMGLKPVIFNDDHRKAFFNSPLDFVFYRGLRLEKSEVIKTDASDHNPLLVDFRLH, encoded by the coding sequence ATTAACGATTCAATTATGGCAAATCACAAAAATCATCTATTTCGGTTTACCGCTCAGCAAAATGGGAAAGAGACTCTTCATGGAGAGACGCGCCTCGATCGTTTCTATCCCTTCTCAAAAGATAATCGCCTTACGGTAATGGTTTGGAATATCTATAAACAACAAAAACTCAATTGGCTGCCACTTTTGACAGAGTATGGTAAAGATCGAGATCTCATCTTACTGCAAGAAGCAAAAGCCTCTGAAGAGTTGATTCAATTCTCTAAAAAACACTTCTTAGTCGGTGATCAAGTGCCGGCAATTGAGATTACAAAAGATGCTTACGGCGTTATGACGCTCGCCTCAAGCTACCCACTCTATACCCGACCTTTTCGAACAACTGAGCCCTTTTTACGATTGGCAAAATCAGCGCTAGTAACGGTCTATCCTCTCTATGATAAGCGACTTTTGATGGTGGTGAATGTCCACTCAGTCAACTTCAGTTTAGGGGTCAAGATCTACCGGGAGCAGATCCAATCGATTGCAGAACATGTGATTAACCATAATGGTCCTGTTATTTTTGCCGGCGATTTCAACACTTGGAGCCGAAAAAGACGCCATCTCCTCTATCTTTTTACACGGAGAATGGGATTAAAGCCGGTCATTTTTAATGATGATCATCGCAAAGCATTCTTCAACTCTCCGCTCGATTTTGTCTTCTACCGCGGATTACGACTTGAGAAGAGCGAGGTGATTAAGACGGATGCCTCAGATCACAATCCCCTTTTAGTCGATTTTAGGCTCCATTAG
- a CDS encoding IMPACT family protein: protein MNSDQYKTITAMSEDEFVISRSRFITFALPVTSEEEIDALLDEYRKRYNDSRHVCYAYVLGERYEHYRANDDGEPSGSAGRPILGQIRSFELTNVLVIVVRYFGGIKLGTGGLVSAYQEGARNALQRANIVTKTIGLDVTFTFDYPATNEVNHVINDLNAAKVAENYGINCEMTLSVRANDYPALLERLEKVDTLVISHKCDLT, encoded by the coding sequence ATGAATAGTGATCAATATAAGACGATAACCGCAATGAGTGAGGATGAATTTGTCATCTCGCGAAGCCGTTTTATCACTTTTGCCTTACCGGTGACCTCTGAAGAAGAGATTGATGCACTACTCGATGAATATCGCAAACGTTATAACGACTCTCGCCATGTCTGCTACGCTTATGTTTTAGGGGAGCGTTATGAGCATTATCGTGCAAATGATGATGGCGAACCTTCGGGATCTGCCGGCAGACCGATTCTTGGACAAATTCGCTCCTTCGAGTTAACCAATGTTTTAGTGATCGTAGTTCGTTATTTTGGGGGGATTAAGTTAGGCACCGGCGGATTAGTCTCTGCTTATCAAGAGGGGGCGCGCAATGCGCTACAGAGAGCCAATATTGTCACGAAAACGATAGGGCTCGATGTTACCTTTACCTTCGATTATCCGGCAACAAATGAGGTTAATCACGTTATCAATGATCTAAATGCAGCGAAAGTGGCCGAGAATTACGGTATCAATTGTGAGATGACTTTAAGTGTGCGTGCTAATGATTATCCCGCGCTTTTAGAGCGTTTAGAGAAGGTTGATACATTGGTCATCTCTCATAAGTGTGATCTGACTTAA
- a CDS encoding PLP-dependent aminotransferase family protein: MAGIESLFAKRIQGSQSSIVRDLLRYSKMPNIVSLAGGIPAADMFDMEGINTALNEVIESKEVNAYQYSTTDGELVLQEEIVKLIEDRGIDAACDEIVVTSGSQQGLDLISRTFLDEGDVILVERPTYLAAIQGFKLTGATVEDVEGGPEGLNVDALEARLKKGPIKALYIVPTFANPTGSTLSDEKRERLLKLAVEHNFVIFEDDPYGEIRFTDQLAKPIYSLAKSEKEKEHIVYLSSFSKVLVPGLRLGFIVTSRKIREKIVICKQSVDLHTPVLSQLIVANYLKSGRLQPRIKEISKAYQKRCQHLIDSLKKHTEGKISFDAPTGGMFLWAKLPEGMSATELLKHAIDAEVVFVPGAAFYVGTPEDNTLRLSFATVTEESAEEAGKRLAIALKNYEEVIAKA, translated from the coding sequence ATGGCTGGAATCGAAAGTTTATTTGCAAAGCGAATTCAAGGATCGCAGAGCTCAATAGTGAGAGATCTTTTACGATATAGCAAGATGCCTAATATTGTCTCACTTGCAGGGGGGATTCCGGCAGCAGATATGTTCGATATGGAGGGGATTAATACCGCTCTTAATGAAGTGATCGAATCGAAAGAGGTCAACGCCTATCAATATAGTACAACTGATGGGGAGCTCGTTCTGCAAGAGGAGATTGTTAAGTTGATCGAAGATCGCGGGATCGATGCAGCATGTGATGAGATTGTTGTAACAAGCGGATCGCAACAGGGGCTTGATCTGATCTCTCGGACATTTCTTGATGAAGGCGATGTGATTTTAGTTGAGCGTCCTACCTATCTTGCAGCTATTCAGGGGTTTAAGTTAACCGGTGCAACGGTGGAAGATGTTGAAGGGGGGCCTGAAGGACTCAATGTGGATGCGTTAGAAGCACGCCTTAAAAAGGGGCCGATTAAGGCACTCTATATTGTCCCTACATTTGCTAACCCTACCGGCTCAACCCTTTCAGATGAGAAGCGAGAGCGTCTCTTAAAGTTAGCGGTAGAGCATAACTTTGTCATCTTTGAAGATGATCCTTATGGTGAGATCCGTTTTACCGATCAATTGGCAAAACCGATCTATTCACTCGCTAAGAGTGAGAAGGAGAAGGAGCATATTGTCTATCTCTCTTCATTTTCTAAAGTTTTAGTACCGGGTCTCCGTCTAGGTTTTATTGTAACGAGCCGTAAAATTAGAGAGAAAATTGTGATCTGTAAGCAATCGGTGGATCTACATACCCCCGTTTTATCGCAACTTATTGTGGCTAACTATCTTAAAAGTGGTCGTCTTCAGCCGCGAATTAAAGAGATCTCTAAAGCATATCAGAAACGTTGTCAGCATCTGATCGACTCTTTAAAAAAGCATACAGAGGGTAAGATCTCTTTTGATGCTCCTACCGGTGGGATGTTCCTTTGGGCTAAATTGCCAGAGGGAATGAGTGCGACTGAACTTCTAAAGCATGCGATTGATGCAGAGGTTGTCTTTGTGCCGGGAGCTGCTTTCTATGTGGGAACGCCGGAGGATAATACATTGCGTCTCTCATTTGCAACGGTGACTGAAGAGAGCGCAGAAGAGGCGGGTAAGCGCCTTGCTATTGCACTTAAAAATTATGAAGAGGTTATCGCAAAAGCATAG
- the recC gene encoding exodeoxyribonuclease V subunit gamma, whose translation MSFHLYYSNHLDTLQYIAGYITKVDPQDSPFDREYFLVQNFGMARWMQIKLAKQLGILTQAEFLLPSKMLINLLERIFTKEELEAHPIERLSKDDLFWPLVKILQEIVEDPAEEIHEQYQPILQYLEKYQQQSPSHKIHPDISIDINFENERETHEQSQFDTTSKSHPLNDGMKRAILHLSAELAAIFDKYIVYRSQWINAWSQGELAPPYFDESLPPALEKWQASLFERLYNSLGRPRHLGMMHPLIEQKLTDPSIKAHLPKRIFIIGLNSLPPLFLGLIVQFSKMIDIHLFFNNPSQYYWGDLIKGEAPQFNYYNFFTQLQSQIDPLSPHLPVSIDQLDEHWQNSYGHPLLASLGRVGRDHLHLLQQYDGTLELNVTEAFSEPEVKHLLSKIQNEIYHLRPLKESEKFPLTPDDRSIQLHINYSPMREVEALYNQILRELDHNPDLSLEEIVVMTPNIEEYAPFIDAIFGSAPKERYLPYSISDISLKESDTIFSALLQILTLPESAFKASDLLTLLQLPEIMEKFQFSESDIALIQFWISDVNIKQAIDGLHLTEELALPYDNQFEWDINTWRWGLQRMLLGYGSTRTALLFEQGEHGFYSRASDLNDPDFQTANQALIPYPYVEGKNAEILGRLCHLIDLLIETRDSLSGEKRVAEWLLILPEIWQRFFTLSTTNQDKLHFTQKIWHNILSGARALDYSTPLPLNALVPLLEQKLLEEKPEQNFIQGKITFCSFIPMRTIPFKMVAMIGMNQADFPKTAIHHSFDLMQYQRMRGDRQRSSDDRYLFLEAILSAKEILYLSYIGRSIQDNSECFPSLLIDELMRYIDQIAITENGISPTKNITFEHPMAPYNEALFNPQSPIQSFQSEWSLSRDIKSFYHAPYSYPMLLESYQKSQALTPLTEISLHTLIKFYQDPTQYFAEHRLTIPTYNSRANNIEDDEIFAIQNHLELYQFNRRVTNDLLREALYRPQNSGALDTDFLFQMEQSLSTNDTRSSGSLTQSPSTQSLATFAKQLFKRYRLEGSLPKFAYGDLLWEEKQTLPLLLASKLLSVQYPYGQWRSERYQRGITLYGQLPELTPDGLLIMWDVGEFNERRKIAAAITNLFFHATKECDRLHENLLYFSRKGDLIEEHPLPYYPQADAAKLLNHLIDGFLYGVSAPIPYYYTQDYKPAFSHPSFTEMLEALQADLPHLLTEEIESNELAQTFVTLLQDEHYINSLPTATRNLLNRVKSSFTIQSSFERLFPDNGAKEMLAFFLFYYHYLRELVTYES comes from the coding sequence ATGAGTTTTCATCTCTACTACTCCAATCATCTCGATACATTGCAATATATTGCCGGCTATATCACAAAGGTCGATCCACAAGATTCCCCTTTTGACCGAGAATATTTTCTTGTACAGAACTTCGGAATGGCGCGGTGGATGCAGATTAAACTCGCCAAACAGCTAGGAATTTTAACGCAAGCGGAATTTCTCCTCCCCTCAAAGATGTTGATCAATCTCTTAGAGCGAATCTTCACCAAAGAGGAACTTGAAGCGCACCCCATAGAGCGCCTCTCAAAAGATGATCTTTTCTGGCCACTTGTGAAAATCTTGCAAGAGATCGTTGAAGATCCGGCAGAAGAGATTCATGAACAATATCAGCCCATACTGCAATATCTTGAAAAGTATCAGCAGCAATCTCCCTCTCACAAGATCCACCCCGATATCAGCATCGATATCAACTTTGAAAATGAGCGTGAAACTCACGAACAAAGCCAATTCGACACCACATCTAAATCCCATCCGCTTAATGATGGCATGAAACGTGCAATACTCCACCTCTCCGCTGAACTTGCCGCTATTTTTGATAAATATATTGTCTATCGTAGTCAATGGATCAATGCTTGGAGTCAAGGGGAACTTGCGCCTCCCTATTTTGATGAGTCACTTCCCCCAGCTCTTGAGAAGTGGCAAGCATCCCTCTTTGAGAGGCTCTACAATAGCTTAGGTAGACCACGTCATTTAGGGATGATGCACCCGCTGATTGAGCAGAAATTGACAGACCCTTCTATCAAAGCTCACCTCCCTAAGCGAATCTTTATTATTGGGCTCAACTCTCTACCGCCCCTCTTCTTAGGGTTAATTGTTCAATTCTCTAAAATGATCGATATCCATCTCTTTTTCAATAATCCCTCCCAATATTACTGGGGAGATCTGATTAAGGGAGAAGCGCCACAATTTAACTACTACAATTTTTTCACTCAACTTCAGAGCCAGATCGACCCACTCTCCCCTCATCTGCCGGTAAGTATCGATCAACTCGATGAACATTGGCAAAATAGCTATGGGCATCCGTTACTCGCTTCATTAGGAAGAGTCGGTCGCGATCATCTCCATCTTTTGCAACAATATGATGGAACCTTAGAGCTCAATGTGACAGAGGCTTTTTCTGAACCGGAGGTGAAACATCTTCTCTCGAAGATACAAAATGAGATCTATCATCTCCGCCCTCTGAAAGAGAGTGAGAAATTCCCTCTTACCCCAGATGATCGTTCTATCCAGCTTCATATTAACTACAGTCCAATGCGCGAGGTAGAAGCGCTCTATAACCAGATTCTCCGGGAGCTCGATCACAATCCTGATCTCTCTTTAGAAGAGATTGTGGTCATGACCCCCAATATTGAAGAGTATGCCCCTTTTATCGATGCTATTTTTGGTAGCGCACCTAAAGAGCGCTATCTACCCTACTCCATCTCCGATATCAGTCTTAAAGAGAGTGATACTATCTTCTCGGCACTTTTGCAGATCCTCACGCTTCCTGAAAGTGCCTTTAAAGCAAGCGACCTCTTAACACTACTCCAGTTGCCGGAGATTATGGAGAAATTCCAATTTTCAGAATCAGATATTGCACTCATTCAATTTTGGATTAGTGATGTCAATATTAAACAGGCCATTGATGGCCTTCATCTAACAGAGGAGTTAGCGCTCCCTTACGATAATCAATTTGAGTGGGATATCAATACTTGGCGCTGGGGGTTACAGCGGATGCTTCTTGGCTACGGTTCAACGCGCACAGCGCTACTTTTTGAACAAGGTGAGCATGGGTTCTATAGCAGAGCAAGTGACCTTAATGATCCTGACTTTCAGACGGCGAATCAAGCGTTGATCCCCTACCCTTATGTTGAAGGGAAAAATGCAGAAATTTTAGGTCGTCTATGCCATCTCATCGACCTTCTTATCGAAACTAGAGATTCTTTGTCCGGCGAAAAAAGAGTTGCCGAGTGGCTTCTTATCTTGCCGGAGATTTGGCAACGATTCTTTACACTCTCAACCACTAATCAAGATAAATTACACTTTACCCAAAAAATTTGGCACAACATCTTATCAGGCGCGCGTGCACTTGATTACTCAACACCACTTCCCCTCAATGCACTCGTTCCTCTTCTTGAACAAAAACTTCTTGAAGAGAAACCGGAGCAGAACTTTATCCAGGGAAAGATCACCTTCTGCTCCTTTATTCCCATGCGAACAATCCCCTTTAAAATGGTCGCTATGATTGGAATGAATCAAGCTGATTTCCCTAAAACAGCCATTCACCATAGCTTTGATCTTATGCAATATCAGAGAATGCGAGGAGATCGCCAACGAAGTAGTGATGACCGCTATCTCTTCTTAGAAGCCATTCTCTCCGCTAAAGAGATTCTCTACCTCAGCTATATCGGTCGCTCAATTCAAGATAATAGTGAATGCTTCCCCTCTCTCTTGATTGATGAGTTGATGCGTTATATCGATCAGATCGCAATCACAGAGAATGGGATATCGCCGACAAAAAATATCACCTTTGAGCATCCTATGGCACCCTATAATGAGGCCCTCTTCAATCCTCAATCTCCTATTCAGAGTTTTCAGAGTGAATGGTCCCTGTCACGTGATATTAAGAGTTTCTACCATGCTCCCTACTCATATCCGATGCTCTTAGAGAGTTACCAGAAATCGCAAGCATTGACACCATTGACTGAGATCTCACTCCACACGCTTATTAAGTTTTATCAAGATCCCACACAATACTTTGCCGAGCATCGTTTAACCATTCCCACCTACAACAGTAGAGCGAATAATATTGAAGATGATGAGATCTTCGCTATCCAAAATCATCTAGAACTCTATCAATTCAATCGTCGTGTCACAAATGATCTCCTACGTGAGGCGCTCTATCGGCCTCAAAATAGTGGTGCTTTGGATACCGACTTCCTTTTTCAAATGGAACAGAGTCTCTCCACTAACGATACCAGATCATCGGGATCCTTAACTCAATCTCCCTCAACTCAATCTTTAGCAACTTTTGCCAAACAGCTCTTTAAGCGCTACCGACTAGAAGGATCACTTCCCAAATTTGCTTATGGCGATCTACTTTGGGAGGAGAAACAGACACTTCCCCTACTGCTTGCTTCCAAGTTACTGAGTGTACAATATCCTTATGGACAATGGCGTAGTGAGCGCTATCAAAGAGGAATTACCCTCTATGGCCAACTTCCAGAATTAACCCCCGATGGACTTCTTATTATGTGGGATGTCGGTGAATTTAATGAACGACGTAAAATTGCAGCGGCCATTACTAATCTCTTTTTCCATGCCACAAAAGAGTGCGATCGCCTCCATGAAAATCTCCTCTACTTCTCTAGAAAAGGGGATCTGATTGAAGAGCATCCGCTTCCCTACTATCCTCAAGCAGATGCTGCAAAACTTCTCAACCATCTCATTGATGGCTTTCTCTATGGAGTTAGTGCGCCAATTCCCTACTACTATACTCAAGACTATAAGCCGGCATTCTCCCACCCATCATTTACCGAGATGCTTGAAGCATTACAAGCTGATCTCCCCCATCTCTTGACCGAAGAGATCGAGAGCAATGAGCTCGCCCAAACCTTTGTAACACTTCTTCAAGATGAGCATTACATCAACTCACTCCCCACCGCTACCAGAAACCTCTTAAATAGGGTAAAATCATCATTCACGATTCAATCATCCTTTGAGCGCCTATTTCCCGATAACGGAGCGAAAGAGATGCTCGCTTTCTTTCTTTTCTATTACCACTATCTTCGTGAGTTAGTCACCTATGAATCCTGA
- the rapZ gene encoding RNase adapter RapZ, whose protein sequence is MQKMIIISGLSGSGKSIALQTLEDEGFFCIDNLPITFIPRFLEEIQQKNNIRKLAIGVDARSFPEDLTEAEAILALIEQKTAVRPHILFLETSDEILIKRYSHTRRRHPLTTSQMTLIEAITNERELLSPLRAQADIIIDTSLLNVHELRAILTDQLLDKSQKKLSISIVSFGYRNGIPLDADFVFDARMLTNPHWVPILREYTGLDREIVDFFAKTDDIQAFYQDIEDFILKWLPAFKQGTRSYLTIAIGCTGGKHRSVYLAQRLFEKLQENDHVLVKHREING, encoded by the coding sequence ATGCAAAAAATGATTATTATTAGCGGACTATCGGGATCAGGAAAATCGATTGCGCTACAGACCTTAGAAGATGAAGGTTTTTTCTGTATCGATAATCTACCCATTACCTTTATCCCTCGCTTTTTAGAAGAGATTCAACAGAAGAATAATATCCGTAAACTCGCTATCGGCGTTGATGCTCGTAGTTTTCCAGAAGATCTCACCGAGGCAGAAGCTATTCTCGCTCTTATTGAGCAAAAAACAGCTGTCAGACCTCATATCCTCTTTCTAGAGACCAGTGATGAGATACTCATTAAGCGTTATAGCCATACACGCAGAAGACATCCTTTAACCACTTCCCAGATGACGTTAATTGAAGCGATTACCAATGAGCGGGAGCTACTCTCTCCGCTTCGCGCGCAAGCTGATATTATCATCGATACCTCTCTTCTCAATGTCCATGAGCTCCGCGCTATTCTTACAGATCAGCTCTTAGATAAGTCGCAAAAAAAGCTCTCTATCTCCATTGTCTCATTTGGCTACCGAAATGGTATTCCACTCGATGCTGATTTTGTCTTCGATGCCAGAATGTTAACCAATCCGCACTGGGTACCGATACTTCGAGAATATACGGGGCTTGATCGGGAGATCGTCGATTTTTTTGCAAAAACCGATGATATTCAAGCTTTCTACCAAGATATTGAAGACTTTATCTTAAAATGGTTGCCGGCATTTAAACAAGGAACTCGTTCCTATCTCACCATTGCGATTGGTTGCACCGGAGGGAAACATCGCTCAGTCTATCTAGCACAAAGGCTCTTTGAGAAATTACAAGAAAATGATCATGTCCTTGTAAAACATCGCGAAATCAATGGATAA
- the folD gene encoding bifunctional methylenetetrahydrofolate dehydrogenase/methenyltetrahydrofolate cyclohydrolase FolD, translating into MSQQAQLIDGKAFAANLRQTIAEQTKAIEAQHNIRPGLAVILVGEDPASQVYVRNKEKFALECGFKSETFRLPAETTQEELLTLIQNLNEDQSIHGILVQLPLPKNLNEEEILNSINPLKDVDGFHPMNIGQLSIGQPYLIPCTPLGSLLLLQDKLGKDLSGKHAVIVGRSNIVGKPMMQLLLSQNCTVTIAHSRTKDVAALCREADIVVAAVGVPKLIKGDWIKKGATVIDVGINRIEENGKTRLVGDVDFDEAIKNAAFITPVPGGVGPMTIACLLRNTLTAMCLQNKIEDPNKL; encoded by the coding sequence ATGTCGCAACAAGCACAACTTATTGATGGAAAAGCATTTGCTGCTAATCTTCGTCAAACGATCGCCGAGCAGACAAAAGCAATCGAAGCACAACACAATATTCGCCCAGGTTTAGCCGTCATTCTGGTCGGTGAAGATCCTGCAAGTCAGGTTTATGTGCGCAATAAAGAGAAGTTCGCCTTAGAGTGCGGTTTCAAATCTGAAACTTTTCGCCTTCCTGCTGAAACAACACAAGAAGAGCTCCTCACTTTGATTCAAAATCTTAACGAAGATCAGAGTATTCATGGCATTCTTGTCCAACTTCCACTACCAAAAAACCTCAATGAGGAGGAGATTCTTAATAGTATCAATCCCCTCAAAGATGTTGATGGATTCCACCCTATGAATATCGGCCAACTCTCAATTGGTCAGCCCTATCTTATTCCCTGCACCCCTTTAGGATCGCTTCTTCTCTTACAAGATAAACTTGGAAAAGATCTTTCCGGCAAACATGCCGTTATTGTTGGGCGCTCTAATATTGTTGGAAAGCCGATGATGCAACTTCTCCTCTCACAAAACTGTACTGTCACTATTGCGCACTCCCGCACGAAAGATGTCGCTGCGCTCTGCCGTGAAGCTGATATCGTTGTTGCGGCTGTTGGCGTTCCTAAATTGATCAAAGGCGATTGGATTAAAAAGGGAGCGACCGTCATCGATGTAGGGATCAATCGTATCGAAGAGAATGGAAAAACACGCCTCGTAGGAGATGTTGATTTTGATGAAGCAATCAAAAATGCCGCTTTTATCACCCCCGTTCCCGGCGGCGTTGGTCCTATGACAATTGCCTGTTTGTTGCGTAACACATTAACAGCAATGTGCCTGCAAAATAAGATCGAAGATCCTAACAAGCTCTAA